CTATTCCTGCCTCCCCACGGTGGAGTTGATCTATTCCTGCCTCCCCACGGTGGAGTTGCTCTATTCCTGCCTCCCCATGGTGGAGTTGCTTGGGTAGATCTCGTTTAGTATACGTAGCATTAAGTCTCTTGGTTATTCTAAACGTGCTGCGGTCAAAGAGGTTAGCTAGCGTCGGCTAGCATGCATAACTTTGCATTCAAATGCTCCCTTCGCCTTGAAAGTCATGACTATGTTATGGCCATGTCTATTTCCCTTTTCACCTCCTCCTTTTGCTTCTGAAGAGCAAGAGAGCTGACATGCCCTGTCTGCTGTGAGCTTTATGCACGTTTCATTTAGTATCCGGCTTGGGGTGTGATTATatttccccatagtatgttgtaccgaagttgactgactgaaagaGAACGTAAAGTTATGagtataactactgttccctgaaggagggaaacgaggTATAGCGGCTGTTTAGCGCAGTGCCGGCTGTTCCTCGGCTCGGTGAAGAGCGGTattaaattgaaggaatgaattcGAGCCTCAtgcttatcacctgtggaaggcggggcttccaaCGAGGTGCGATTTAattggccttgtcaggcgtgaCTGTAGATCCTTCAATCGAAGTCGCAAGAGTGCGACACCCCATAGTGTGCTGTAcctcgtttccctccttcagggaacggCAGTTATAGTCATAACGTTACGTTTTAAGGGGTACAGTCATCTTTAACCTAGCTTCCGTTTCTCCCTGAACACCGGATGGCGTTTCTTTTATGCTTGTTAGGTTAGAACAGAACAGAAACTCACCTGTTGATACAATGGCTCCTAGCGGTCGGGGACCCTGGCTTCCATTGGTTTGGTGTGACTGGGTGTTTATAGTAGGGGGGAGTTGGGTGAGACTGAGAGGGGGCTGGGAGAGGGTCAGGGTGAGTGGAGTTTGGTCTCCACAGGCCACACCTCTTCTCTGCTGCTTCACACACTGTAGGAGCTCGTATagtacatcacctggaaacagagagaggtcaTATTGTAtatcacctggaaacagagagagaggaggtcgtatagtacatcacctggaaacagagagagaggagctcgtgcatcacctggaaacagaggAGCTgtgtacatcacctggaaacgAGAGAGGAGCTCGAGTGCATCACTGACGGCTCGgacatcacctggaaacagagagaggagctcgTACAGcacatcacctggaaacagagaaGGAGGTCAtattgtacatcacctggaaacagagagaggagctcgtattgtacatcacctggaaacagagagaggagctcgtattgtacatcacctggaaacagagagaggagctcgTACAGTAtatcacctggaaacagagagagaggagctcgtattgtacatcacctggaaacagagagaggaggtcgtacagtacatcacctggaaacagagagaggagctcgtattgtacatcacctggaaacagagagaggagctcgtattgtacatcacctggaaacagagagaggagctcgtattgtacatcacctggaaacagagagaggagctcgtattgtacatcacctggaaacagagagaggagctcgtacagtacatcacctggaaacagagagagaggaggtcatattgtacatcacctggaaacagagagagaggagatcgtattgtacatcacctggaaacagagagaggagctcgtattgtacatcacctggaaacagagagaggagctcgtattgtacatcacctggaaacagagagaggagctcgTACAGTAtatcacctggaaacagagagagaggaggtcgtatagtacatcacctggaaacagagagagaggagctcgtattgtacatcacctggaaacagagagagaggagctcgtattgtacatcacctggaaacagagagaggaggtcgtacagtacatcacctggaaacagagagaggagctcgtattgtacatcacctggaaacagagagaggagctcgtattgtacatcacctggaaacagagagaggagctcgtattgtacatcacctggaaacagagagaggagctcgtacagtacatcacctggaaacagagagagaggaggtcatattgtacatcacctggaaacagagagagaggaggtcgtattgtacatcacctggaaacagagagaggagctcgtattgtacatcacctggaaacagagagaggagctcgtattgtacatcacctggaaacagagagaggagctcgtacagtacatcacctggaaacagagagagaggaggtcatattgtacatcacctggaaacagagagagaggaggtcgtattgtacatcacctggaaacagagagaggaggtcgtattgtacatcacctggaaacagagagaggaggtcgtattgtacatcacctggaaacagagagaggtggtcatattgtacatcacctggaaacagagagagaggagctcgtattgtacatcacctggaaacagagagagaggaggtcgtattgtacatcacctggaaacagagagaggagctcgtattgtacatcacctggaaacagagagaggagctcgtgatacatcacctggaaacagagagaggagctcgtacagtacatcacctggaaacagagagagaggaggtcatattgtacatcacctggaaacagagagagaggagttcgtattgtacatcacctggaaacagagagaggaggtcgtattgtacatcacctggaaacagagagaggaggtcgtattgtacatcacctggaaacagagagaggaggtcatattgcatcacctggaaacagagaggagctcgtgtacatcacctggaaacagagagagaggaggtcatatggtacatcacctggaaacagagagagctCGAgtgtacatcacctggaaacagagagagaggaggttgtattgtacatcacctggaaacagagagagaggaggtcatattgtacatcacctggaaacagagagagaggaggtcgtacagtacatcacctggaaacagagagaggagctcgtattgtacatcacctggaaacagagagagggggtcatattgtacatcacctggaaacagagagaggaggtcgtattgtacatcacctggaaacagagagaggagctcgtatagtacatcacctggaaacagagagaggaggtcatattgtacatcacctggaaacagagagagaggaggtcgtattgtacatcacctggaaacagagagagaggaggtcatattgtacatcacctggaaacagagagaggagctcgtatagtacatcacctggaaacagagagaggaggtcatattgtacatcacctggaaacagagagagaggaggtcgtattgtacatcacctggaaacagagagagaggaggtcatattgtacatcacctggaaacagagagaggagctcgtatagtacatcacctggaaacagagagaggagctcgtattgtacatcacctggaaacagagagagggggtcatattgtacatcacctggaaacagagagaggagctcgtattgtacatcacctggaaacagagagaggtgctCGTACagtacatcacctggaaacagagagagaggaggtcatattgtacatcacctggaaacagagagagaggaggtcgtaTTGTAtatcacctggaaacagagagaggagctcgtattgtacatcacctggaaacagagagaggaggttgtattgtacatcacctggaaacagagagagggctcagtacagtacatcacctggaaacagagagagagggagggtcatgtgtacatcacctggaaacagagaggaggaggtcgtattgtacatcacctggaaacagagagaggggtcatattgtacatcacctggaaacagagagagagggtcgtattgtacatcacctggaaacgagagagaggagttgtattgtacatcacctggaaacagagagaggaggtcatattgtacatcacctggaaacagagagagaggaggtcgtatagtacatcacctggaaacagagagagaagctcgtattgtacatcacctggaaacagagagaggtcatattgtacatcacctggaaacagagagggagggtcgtatgtacatcacctggaaacagagagaggaggtcgtattgtacatcacctggaaacagagagaggaggctcatattgtacatcacctggaaacagagagaggagctcgtattgtacatcacctggaaacagagagagaggaggtcatattgtacatcacctggaaacagagagaggagctcgtattgtacatcacctggaaacagagagagaggaggttgtattgtacatcacctggaaacagagagagaggaggtcatattgtacatcacctggaaacagagagagaggaggtcgtacagtacatcacctggaaacagagagaggagctcgtatgtacatcacctggaaacagagagaggaggtcgtattgtacatcacctggaaacagagagaggggtcgattgtacatcacctggaaacagagagaggaggctcgtattgtacatcacctggaaacagagagaggaggtcgtattgtacatcacctggaaacagagagagaggaggtcgtattgtacatcacctggaaacagagagaggaggtcgtattgtacatcacctggaaacagagagaggaggtcgtattgtacatcacctggaaacagagagagaggaggtcgtattgtacatcacctggaaacagagagaggaggtcatattgtacatcacctggaaacgagagagaggggctcgtattgtacatcacctggaaacagagagaggaggtcgtattgtacatcacctggaaacagagagaggggctcGTATagtacatcacctggaaacagagagaggagctcgtattgtacatcacctggaaacagagagaggagtcgattgacatcacctggaaacagagagaggaggtcgtattgtacatcacctggaaacagagagagaggggtcgtacagtacatcacctggaaacagagagagaggaggtcatattgtacatcacctggaaacagagagagaggaggtcgtattgtacatcacctggaaacagagagaggaggtcgtattgtacatcacctggaaacagagagaggaggtcgtattgtacatcacctggaaacagagagaggaggctcgtacagtacatcacctggaaacagagagagaggaggtcatgattgtacatcacctggaaacagagagagagaggaggtcgtattgtacatcacctggaaacagagagagaggaggtcgtattgtacatcacctggaaacagagagaggaggtcgtattgtacatcacctggaaacagagagaggaggtcatattgtacatcacctggaaacagagagagaggaggtcgtattgtacatcacctggaaacagagagagaggaggtcatattgtacatcacctggaaacagagagaggagctcgtattgtacatcacctggaaacagagagagaggaggttgtattgtacatcacctggaaacagagagagaggaggtgagtacagtacatcacctggaaacagagagagaggaggtcatattgtacatcacctggaaacagagagaaggaggagtCATACTCAAGGttgtacatcacctggaaacagagagaggaggtcgtattgtacatcacctggaaacagagagagaggaggtcgtattgtacatcacctggaaacagagagagaggaggtcatattgtacatcacctggaaacagagagaggaggtcgagtatgtacatcacctggaaacagagagagaggaggtcgtattgtacatcacctggaaacagagagagggggtcatattgtacatcacctggaaacagagagaggagctcgtatagtacatcacctggaaacagagagagaggaggctcgtattgtacatcacctggaaacagagagagagggggtgtattgtacatcacctggaaacagagagagaggaggtcgtattgtacatcacctggaaacagagagaggagctcgtatagtacatcacctggaaacagagagaggaggacttcgtattgtacatcacctggaaacagagaggaggtcgtattgtacatcacctggaaacaaGAGAGAGGAGGTCGtattgtacatcacctggaaacagagagagaggaggctcgtatagtacatcacctggaaacagagagaggaggtcatattgtacatcacctggaaacagagagagaggaggtcgtattgtacatcacctggaaacagagagagaggaggtcgtattgtacatcacctggaaacagagagaggagctcgtattgtacatcacctggaaacagagagaggagctcgtatagtacatcacctggaaacagagagaggaggtcgtattgtacatcacctggaaacagagagaggagctcgtattgtacatcacctggaaacagagagagaggaggtcgtattgtacatcacctggaaacagagagaggaggtcgtattgtacatcacctggaaacagagagagaggaggtcatattgtacatcacctggaaacagagagagaggaggtcgatggtacatcacctggaaacagagagagggcctcgtattgtacatcacctggaaacagagagagggggtcgtatagtacatcacctggaaacagagagaggagctcatatgtacatcacctggaaacagagagagaggaggtcgtattgtacatcacctgaaacagagagaggagaggtcatattgtacatcacctggaaacagagagagaggaggtcatattgtacatcacctggaaacagagagaggagctcgtatagtacatcacctggaaacagagagaggacgtCGTATTGTACATCaacctggaaacagagagagaggaggtcatattgtacatcacctggaaacagagggaggaggtcgtattgtacatcacctggaaacagagagaggaggtcgtattgtacatcacctgaaaacagagagagaggaggtcatattgtacatcacctggaaacagagagagaggaggtcatattgtacatcacctggaaacagagagagaggaggtcatattgtacatcacctggaaacagagagagaggaggtcgtaTTGTAtatcacctggaaacagagagaggagctcgtattgtacatcacctggaaacagagagataggaggttgtattgtacatcacctggaaacagagagagaggagctcgtattgtacatcacctggaaacagagagaaggaggtcgtattgtacatcacctggaaacagagagaggaggtcatattgtacatcacctggaaacagagagagaggaggtcatattgtacatcacctggaaacagagagaggagctcgtattgtacatcacctggaaacagagagaggaggtcgtattgtacatcacctggaaacagagagagggggtcatattgtacatcacctggaaacagagagggaggtcGTATAGTACATCACCTGGAAACGAGAGAGGAGGTCGTATagtacatcacctggaaacagagagaggagctcgTGACagtacatcacctggaaacagagagaggaggtcatattgtacatcacctggaaacagagagagagctcatattgtacatcacctggaaacagagagagagctcatattgtacatcacctggaaacagagagagaggaggtcatattgtacatcacctggaaacagagagagaggaggtcgtagtacatcacctggaaacagagagaggagctcgtattgtacatcacctggaaacagagagataGGAGGTTGTAattgtacatcacctggaaacagagagagaggaggtcatattgtacatcacctggaaacagagagagaggaggtcatattgtacatcacctggaaacagagagaggagctcgtattgtacatcacctggaaacagagagagaggaggtcatattgtacatcacctggaaacagagagaggaggtcgtattgtacatcacctggaaacagagagaggaggtcgtattgtacatcacctggaaacagagagaggagctcgtatagtacatcacctggaaacagagagaggagctcgtacagtacatcacctggaaacagagagaggagctcgtacagtacatcacctggaaacagagagaggagctcgtacagtacatcacctggaaacagagagaggagctcgtacagtacatcacctggaaacagagagaggagctcatattgtacatcacctggaaacagagagaggagctcgtatagtacatcacctggaaacagagagagaggaggtcatattgtacatcacctggaaacagagagagaggaggtcgtattgtacatcacctggaaacagagagaggagctctCCCCAGTGGCGTACCTGAATCGGGACAGCGTCGTCTGAAGTCTTCCTTGGTGAGGAGGCAGAGAGCTCTGCCATTCATCTCAAAACGTCCTCTCTCAGTTCTGAGGAGAGAATATTCCCTCTGAGCCCAGTGCAGCCAGTGGCACACATCCTCCTTATCCCACAGAGACGGGTTTatacctaaacacacacacacacacacacagacagacaccataTACATGCACGTAGTTGTTAGCCAacaagtaagtgtgtgtgtgcgtgtatgtatgtatatttgtgtgtgtggttgactCACGTAGTCTTCCAGGTAGCTGCCACAGGTCTTCCTGTGAATGGGGGATGACTGGAGGGAGGAGGGCAGagcagggaggaaagagagatggagggaacagCACTCCTCTGCCAGGGGCTAGGGGAGTGAGAACAGCCAAAGGACTGGGCTCTCCATGgtcctgccacacacacacacacacacacacacacacacacacacacacacacacacacacacacacacacacacacacacacacttttttatATTATAATTTTAAGTTATGTTTTTTCAAATACAACACAGTTAAGCCCACAACTATTCTGTCTCCTTTATCAGTGAATAAATGTATATCTAGCGAGCATGAAAGCACACATGCAGAACTAAATGCAAAAGTGAaagtgtctctttctctttctcccttaaACTGCTCGATCTTTCGCTGGGAGTAAAAACAGCTGACACAATGTGTAAAACAAACATAATCCATCTCTCTATACATTCCTATTAAAACGGAAACATTACTTGTAGGACGTGGAAGCGTTTCCTATTCATGTCATCAGGGCTTCAGTTTACCTTGATCAGATCTGACCGGGAGCTGCCTCTGTCTTCCATCGttctctacctgtctgtccgGAAGTAGACTAGTAGAATAATGCTCTATATAAGAGCTCAGGTGATCAACAATCCGTCCGCTAATACGATAATTATGTGTATAAGACTTCTATCATTAACGGTCAGAATAAGTTATTATGGAATCTAAACGTATGAGCTGTACATGATTTTCAGATGCAGTCCGACTACTATAATGACATATGATCCTTGTTTCCGGGAATCGAAATCGAAAGGatccatagaggtgtgtgtgtgtatgttttttcaAAAAGTGCAGA
This portion of the Coregonus clupeaformis isolate EN_2021a chromosome 24, ASM2061545v1, whole genome shotgun sequence genome encodes:
- the etv7 gene encoding transcription factor ETV7, giving the protein MEDRGSSRSDLIKDHGEPSPLAVLTPLAPGRGVLFPPSLFPPCSALLPPVIPHSQEDLWQLPGRLRINPSLWDKEDVCHWLHWAQREYSLLRTERGRFEMNGRALCLLTKEDFRRRCPDSGDVLYELLQCVKQQRRGVACGDQTPLTLTLSQPPLSLTQLPPTINTQSHQTNGSQGPRPLGAIVSTDVSKCPPTIPSSQEEEPLNLSNQERPQIEVPPREANGKIQDCRLLWDYVYQLLSDQRYQPFIRWEDQESLVFRVVDPNGLARLWGNHKNRANMTYEKMSRALRHYYKLNIIKKEPGQKLLFRFLKTPQEIKRHRVDRLDSADSPEHTHTPSHTLRRDFSEDGLELSPEYSPPISNP